A single Curtobacterium sp. MCJR17_020 DNA region contains:
- a CDS encoding LuxR C-terminal-related transcriptional regulator: MDAIAPDREARGEPASRLAASEHARTVAEQADRQALTLESVLAVLRSPRVSDAAARAEAVEIASAALVDLRTETDHQRSTLLEPVTGAFSRLRADLRPLVRFGDLDVQFVEPPTTGRALPGDVAHAARAIVRTAVLALVDGGAAKRVRIQWDCDGRNLLMQLRDDGSGTLDVHDDAMRPIAERVVTLDGRVQVSSTPDWGSVLDISLPLDPSPTEVDSVADDDLTPRERDVLRLLATGVGNREIAEGLGISVNTVKYHVANLLRKHGARTRAELAAFSSRA, encoded by the coding sequence ATGGACGCCATCGCACCCGACCGGGAGGCCCGTGGCGAGCCCGCCAGTCGGCTCGCCGCCTCGGAGCACGCCCGGACCGTCGCCGAGCAGGCGGACCGTCAGGCGCTCACCCTCGAGTCGGTGCTCGCCGTGCTCCGGTCGCCTCGGGTGTCCGACGCCGCCGCGCGGGCCGAGGCCGTCGAGATCGCGTCTGCCGCGCTCGTCGACCTGCGCACCGAGACCGACCACCAGCGCAGCACCCTGCTCGAGCCGGTCACCGGGGCGTTCTCGCGCCTCCGAGCCGACCTGCGCCCACTCGTCCGGTTCGGCGACCTCGACGTGCAGTTCGTCGAGCCGCCGACCACCGGCCGCGCACTGCCCGGCGACGTCGCCCACGCGGCCCGGGCCATCGTCCGGACGGCCGTGCTCGCCCTGGTCGACGGTGGTGCGGCCAAGCGGGTCCGCATCCAGTGGGACTGCGACGGCCGGAACCTGCTCATGCAGCTCCGCGACGACGGCTCCGGCACCCTCGACGTGCACGACGACGCCATGCGGCCGATCGCGGAGCGGGTCGTCACCCTCGACGGCCGCGTCCAGGTGTCGAGCACACCGGACTGGGGCTCGGTGCTCGACATCTCGCTGCCCCTCGACCCGTCACCGACCGAGGTGGACTCGGTCGCGGACGACGACCTCACCCCGCGGGAGCGCGACGTGCTGCGGCTGCTCGCGACGGGCGTCGGCAACCGCGAGATCGCCGAGGGCCTGGGCATCAGCGTCAACACCGTGAAGTACCACGTGGCGAACCTGCTCCGGAAGCACGGCGCCCGCACCCGTGCCGAGCTCGCCGCCTTCAGTTCCCGGGCGTGA
- a CDS encoding helix-turn-helix transcriptional regulator: MNEMRIGELRRLRGWTQERLAEASGLAVRTVQRMESGSDASLESLSSVAAALEVPVRDLFVTDERESLEPGVRGLDERAEQQQVQRDSVTRGWQYLYSGVGIVVTLGTIALIGAGIWTGFAIFVVPVYWAGGKLLSQFLMATVVEPSLDRRYPLSRSRRVTPGN, encoded by the coding sequence ATGAACGAGATGCGGATCGGGGAGCTGCGGCGACTGCGCGGGTGGACCCAGGAACGACTGGCCGAGGCGAGCGGCCTCGCGGTGCGGACGGTGCAGCGGATGGAGAGCGGCAGCGACGCGAGCCTGGAGTCACTGTCGTCGGTCGCCGCGGCACTCGAGGTGCCCGTGCGGGACTTGTTCGTCACCGACGAGCGGGAGTCCCTCGAGCCCGGGGTGCGCGGACTCGACGAGCGTGCAGAGCAGCAGCAGGTGCAGCGCGACTCGGTGACTCGGGGGTGGCAGTACCTGTACTCGGGCGTGGGCATCGTCGTGACGCTCGGCACCATCGCCCTCATCGGCGCGGGGATCTGGACTGGGTTCGCGATCTTCGTTGTCCCGGTCTACTGGGCCGGGGGCAAGTTGCTCTCGCAGTTCCTGATGGCGACCGTCGTCGAACCCTCACTCGACCGCCGGTACCCACTGTCGCGGTCGCGGCGGGTCACGCCCGGGAACTGA
- a CDS encoding response regulator transcription factor: MKVLIADDDAQLVRALSVTLAARGYEVVTAKDGRAAIDAVITERPDLVLLDLGMPRLDGIGVLEGIRGWSQVPVLVLSGRTDSSDKVDALDAGADDYVTKPFQMDELLARLRALGRRRAPAGVDSAPTIRIGDLVVDLVAKQVTPASGPAIRLTPTEWRLLEVLVTNPDRLMTREMLLTEVWGPSHGNDSGYLRLYMAQLRRKLEPDSATPRYLVTESGMGYRFAPGGQ, translated from the coding sequence GTGAAGGTCCTGATCGCGGACGACGACGCGCAACTCGTCCGAGCGCTCTCCGTCACGCTCGCCGCTCGCGGGTACGAGGTCGTGACGGCGAAGGACGGCCGTGCGGCGATCGACGCCGTCATCACCGAACGCCCCGACCTGGTGCTGCTCGACCTGGGCATGCCCCGGCTCGACGGCATCGGGGTGCTCGAGGGCATCCGGGGGTGGTCGCAGGTCCCGGTGCTCGTGCTGTCCGGACGGACCGACTCGTCCGACAAGGTCGACGCACTCGACGCCGGCGCGGACGACTACGTGACGAAGCCGTTCCAGATGGACGAGCTGCTGGCGCGGTTGCGGGCTCTCGGGCGACGCCGTGCCCCGGCCGGTGTCGACAGCGCGCCGACGATCCGGATCGGCGACCTCGTCGTGGACCTCGTCGCGAAGCAGGTCACCCCGGCCAGCGGTCCCGCGATCCGACTGACCCCGACCGAGTGGCGCCTGCTCGAGGTGCTCGTCACGAACCCCGATCGGCTGATGACCCGCGAGATGCTCCTGACCGAGGTGTGGGGGCCCTCGCACGGCAACGACTCCGGGTACCTGCGGCTGTACATGGCGCAGCTGCGGCGGAAGCTCGAGCCCGACTCGGCGACCCCGCGGTACCTGGTCACCGAGTCCGGCATGGGCTACCGCTTCGCTCCGGGAGGGCAGTGA
- a CDS encoding ATP-binding protein, whose protein sequence is MKRGKLRVLLGAAPGVGKTFTMLEEGRRLLDEGRDVVVAVVETHERAATAALVDGLEVIPRRTVDHRGVELDDLDLDAVLRRAPEVALVDELAHTNAPGSANEKRWQDVEALRAAGIDVISTVNVQHMQSLGDVVREITGTVQRETVPDTVVRAADQIEVVDLAPAALRERLSDGLVYPAARIDAALSNYFRLGNLTALREIALLWLADEVDDALKAYRAEHGIEHRWETRERVLVALTGGPEGETLLRRGARIAARSAGGELAAVHVTTNDGLRERHPGALGAQRTLLEQLGGTYHQVVGDDVPSTLVRFARSIDATQIVIGVSRRSRLAAALTGPGIGNTVIRESGDIDVHVVTHERAGGGFALPKLGGSLSRGRVLAAFVLSVLVGPLLTWVLSIGSDPDAITVDVLAYQLLVLVVALVGGMWPAVFTAVLSGLSLDFFFVQPLHMVTVQQPWHLFALVMYVISAVLVSFVVDRSARRSRAARRAAAESGLLMGIAGSVLRGDDALQALLDRTREAFGFAGVRIRQGNEEPATSGTFGESPDASTSLPSGAVLEFAGAPDDPTQRRLLRVVEQQLDAAVEHRSLTRTALDAERIAAADRVRSAILAAVGHDVRRPIAAASAAVQSLRALDVDLSKADREALLATADESLGQLAVLLADLLDVSRVQAGVLAVASGPLALDTVVAPALDELELGPDDVDLDLPADLPPVLADPVLLQRVVVNLLANAVRYAPDGTRVRVAASAFGGGVELRIADHGPGIPSDRVDEVFQPFQRLGDTDNETGLGLGLALARGFTEGMGGTIEVDDTPGGGLTVVVRLPIAGHVGVELR, encoded by the coding sequence GTGAAGCGCGGCAAGCTACGGGTCCTGCTCGGTGCCGCACCGGGCGTCGGCAAGACGTTCACCATGCTCGAGGAGGGCCGCCGGCTGCTCGACGAGGGCCGGGACGTCGTGGTGGCCGTCGTCGAGACGCACGAACGCGCCGCCACCGCCGCGCTCGTCGACGGCCTCGAGGTCATCCCACGCCGCACCGTGGACCACCGCGGCGTGGAGCTCGACGACCTGGACCTCGACGCGGTGCTCCGGCGAGCGCCCGAGGTCGCCCTCGTCGACGAACTCGCGCACACGAACGCTCCCGGCAGCGCGAACGAGAAGCGCTGGCAGGACGTCGAAGCGCTGCGGGCCGCCGGCATCGACGTCATCTCGACGGTCAACGTGCAGCACATGCAGTCCCTCGGCGACGTGGTCCGCGAGATCACGGGCACCGTGCAGCGGGAGACCGTCCCCGACACCGTGGTGCGCGCCGCCGACCAGATCGAGGTCGTCGACCTCGCGCCGGCTGCCCTGCGCGAGCGGCTCTCCGACGGACTCGTGTACCCGGCCGCCCGGATCGATGCGGCCCTGTCGAACTACTTCCGGCTCGGGAACCTGACGGCGCTGCGCGAGATCGCGCTGCTCTGGCTGGCGGACGAGGTCGACGACGCGCTCAAGGCCTACCGCGCCGAGCACGGCATCGAGCACCGGTGGGAGACCCGGGAGCGCGTGCTGGTCGCCCTGACCGGCGGCCCCGAGGGCGAGACCCTGCTGCGCCGTGGTGCCCGCATCGCCGCCCGCAGTGCCGGGGGCGAACTCGCGGCCGTGCACGTGACGACGAACGACGGCCTGCGCGAGCGGCACCCCGGGGCGCTCGGTGCCCAACGCACCCTGCTCGAACAGCTCGGCGGGACGTACCACCAGGTGGTCGGCGACGACGTGCCGTCGACCCTCGTGCGGTTCGCGCGGTCGATCGACGCGACCCAGATCGTCATCGGCGTCAGCCGTCGCAGTCGGCTCGCCGCGGCCCTGACCGGCCCGGGCATCGGCAACACGGTGATCCGTGAGTCGGGCGACATCGACGTGCACGTCGTCACGCACGAGCGCGCCGGTGGCGGCTTCGCCCTGCCGAAGCTCGGCGGCAGTCTGTCCCGCGGACGGGTACTCGCCGCGTTCGTGCTCTCGGTCCTGGTCGGGCCCCTGCTCACCTGGGTCCTGTCGATCGGCAGCGACCCCGACGCCATCACCGTGGACGTCCTGGCGTACCAGTTGCTGGTGCTCGTCGTGGCGCTCGTCGGCGGGATGTGGCCGGCGGTGTTCACCGCGGTGCTGTCCGGACTGAGCCTCGACTTCTTCTTCGTGCAACCCCTGCACATGGTCACGGTGCAGCAGCCGTGGCACCTCTTCGCCCTCGTCATGTACGTCATCAGTGCCGTGCTCGTCAGCTTCGTGGTCGACCGGTCCGCCAGACGTTCCCGGGCCGCCCGTCGCGCCGCGGCGGAGTCGGGTCTGCTGATGGGGATCGCCGGCAGCGTCCTCCGCGGCGACGACGCCCTACAGGCCCTGCTCGACCGCACCCGCGAGGCCTTCGGGTTCGCCGGTGTCCGGATCCGGCAGGGGAACGAGGAGCCGGCCACGTCGGGGACGTTCGGTGAATCGCCGGACGCGTCCACGAGCCTCCCGTCCGGTGCCGTGCTCGAGTTCGCGGGCGCTCCGGACGACCCGACCCAGCGCCGGTTGCTGCGCGTCGTCGAGCAGCAGCTCGACGCCGCGGTCGAACACCGCTCGTTGACGCGCACCGCCCTGGACGCGGAGCGGATCGCGGCGGCGGACCGCGTCCGCAGCGCGATCCTTGCGGCCGTCGGCCACGACGTGCGTCGGCCGATCGCGGCCGCCTCGGCCGCCGTCCAGTCGTTGCGTGCGTTGGACGTCGACCTGTCCAAGGCCGACCGGGAGGCGCTGCTCGCGACCGCCGACGAGAGCCTCGGTCAGCTGGCGGTGCTGTTGGCGGACCTGTTGGACGTCAGTCGTGTGCAGGCGGGTGTGCTCGCGGTCGCGTCCGGGCCGCTGGCCCTCGACACGGTGGTCGCACCGGCGCTCGACGAGCTCGAGCTCGGGCCCGACGACGTCGACCTCGACCTGCCGGCGGACCTGCCGCCGGTCCTCGCCGACCCGGTCCTGCTGCAGCGGGTCGTCGTGAACCTGCTCGCGAACGCCGTCCGCTACGCACCCGACGGCACCCGCGTGCGCGTCGCGGCGAGCGCCTTCGGTGGCGGGGTCGAGCTCCGGATCGCCGACCACGGTCCGGGTATCCCGTCGGACCGGGTCGACGAGGTCTTCCAGCCGTTCCAACGGCTCGGCGACACCGACAACGAGACGGGCCTCGGACTCGGTCTCGCACTCGCCCGGGGGTTCACCGAGGGCATGGGCGGCACGATCGAGGTCGACGACACCCCGGGTGGTGGGCTCACCGTCGTGGTGCGGCTGCCGATCGCCGGACACGTGGGAGTGGAGCTCCGGTGA